Proteins encoded within one genomic window of Candidatus Nezhaarchaeota archaeon:
- a CDS encoding cation:proton antiporter, with the protein MDVADSYLLLTLLLTLAAALAWISKRLGLSYVAGYIMAGVVLSYMIPAVGEESVLMLTIFSDIAIALLAFEVGREVGLENIKRIGLIPIAIGLGEVVVSFTMATLVGLALRLEWSIIVLLALISLSTSTAVTYKLLEERGLRDDRGRLIMTVSTVEDVIQIIALTLLPQFSRGHVDPRAAIGSITLSIVIVTLLILVGITIVRHLFTRIVKPDEFGLTLSVCLSFAYAIISRRVGLSPALGAFVAGLALSAHPQANEISERIKPLKEIFLVTFFVTMGFNANIASTPLPLIATALVLCLPVIATKFVAFLISTWLVSGYSFEDVAKMTFFAITISEFGLIVAYEATRLGFAPQQVMIVSAVSTILAMITSSILTKDPDKNARKLSRLVPMPIKLSIDNASKYLSNVFERRVGKVLYEMFMRVVKEGALMVFTAFIASSMLYVVEHFSEPPYSLALSIVIISLAITFMVIIAYRVYVHADELCYRLLCERNILKPEIKKLMKGLLLVTIMSLVALVAIVTSSQYLLFLFSRIIGSDLSYAITSLIIVAVLALIFLAILSRFKKLLTAFRSNRA; encoded by the coding sequence ATGGATGTGGCCGATAGCTACCTACTGTTAACGCTACTCCTCACGTTAGCTGCCGCTCTCGCCTGGATATCAAAGAGACTAGGACTTTCTTACGTCGCTGGCTATATCATGGCTGGAGTAGTGTTAAGCTACATGATTCCAGCGGTGGGCGAAGAGAGCGTACTAATGTTGACCATATTCTCCGACATAGCAATAGCTCTACTGGCATTTGAGGTGGGTAGAGAGGTGGGTCTTGAGAACATTAAGAGGATTGGCTTAATACCGATAGCAATAGGTTTGGGTGAAGTTGTAGTATCATTCACTATGGCAACTTTAGTGGGCTTGGCTCTGAGACTTGAATGGAGTATCATAGTGCTGTTAGCCCTAATATCACTGTCCACTAGCACCGCTGTCACCTATAAGCTGCTGGAGGAACGCGGACTTCGCGATGATAGGGGAAGGCTCATCATGACTGTCTCCACGGTCGAGGACGTAATTCAAATAATAGCGTTAACTCTCTTACCGCAGTTTAGTCGTGGTCATGTCGATCCACGTGCGGCAATAGGGTCGATAACGCTCTCAATAGTAATTGTTACGTTACTCATACTAGTGGGAATCACCATTGTAAGGCACCTATTCACAAGGATAGTAAAGCCTGACGAATTTGGCCTAACACTTTCCGTATGTCTTAGCTTTGCCTACGCGATTATATCGAGGAGGGTGGGTTTATCACCAGCTCTAGGCGCTTTCGTAGCCGGATTGGCCTTGTCAGCCCATCCACAAGCTAATGAAATATCAGAGCGCATAAAGCCTCTTAAAGAAATATTCTTAGTAACGTTTTTCGTAACCATGGGCTTTAACGCTAACATAGCATCAACACCGTTACCGCTTATAGCAACGGCACTCGTTTTATGTCTCCCAGTGATAGCAACTAAGTTCGTAGCCTTCTTGATCTCAACTTGGCTTGTAAGTGGCTACAGCTTTGAAGATGTAGCTAAAATGACCTTCTTCGCCATCACCATAAGCGAATTCGGTTTAATTGTGGCTTATGAAGCAACTAGACTCGGCTTTGCTCCACAGCAAGTAATGATAGTTTCAGCGGTATCAACAATACTTGCGATGATAACTTCATCGATCCTCACCAAAGATCCTGATAAAAATGCAAGGAAGTTGTCTCGCCTAGTGCCAATGCCAATCAAGCTTTCCATTGATAACGCGTCTAAGTATTTGAGCAACGTGTTCGAGAGGAGAGTTGGTAAAGTGCTCTATGAAATGTTTATGAGAGTGGTGAAGGAAGGAGCACTGATGGTCTTCACGGCCTTTATCGCCTCATCAATGCTTTATGTGGTTGAACACTTCTCAGAGCCTCCCTACAGTCTCGCATTATCAATAGTTATTATATCTTTAGCGATAACCTTTATGGTAATCATAGCGTACCGAGTATATGTACACGCTGATGAGCTATGCTACAGGCTTCTATGTGAGCGAAATATTTTGAAGCCAGAAATTAAAAAGCTCATGAAGGGGCTACTACTCGTAACCATAATGTCATTGGTTGCCTTGGTTGCAATAGTGACCTCAAGTCAGTACTTGTTGTTCTTATTTAGCAGGATTATAGGGTCTGACCTAAGTTATGCGATTACCTCCCTCATAATTGTAGCTGTCTTAGCATTGATATTCTTAGCAATCTTATCGAGATTTAAAAAGCTATTAACAGCATTTCGAAGCAATAGGGCATAA
- a CDS encoding radical SAM protein, producing MSSCELVVWIATGRCNLSCKHCYAARFSNSHELSTGEALKMIEGLSEINARHLSITGGEPTLRGDLPKLIMEAQDRGLEVSIVTNTLLLKEELMTFLAKRDVEVQVSIDGATKETFTKIRGPFFDLLLSRIERLKRLGARLKPIMTINTINYREAGDYVRLCAKMEVTGAALIPLIPVGRADKGLMPSSDMTKEAFLMAVQAAEEAGLSIELWCSPFACSFIRSKVAEVCHCMIASGLDIAPDGSVLLCDTLDMRITSVNMGVQRAWEEYLSNKLVKSLSLPTFKVFCRTCKYVEECLGGCHARAKAFYGDLKMPDPLCPIASKCC from the coding sequence GTGAGCTCTTGCGAGTTAGTTGTATGGATTGCTACTGGAAGGTGTAACTTAAGCTGTAAGCACTGTTACGCAGCTCGCTTTAGTAATTCACATGAGCTCTCAACTGGCGAGGCATTGAAGATGATTGAAGGGCTCTCTGAGATCAATGCAAGGCACCTTTCGATAACTGGCGGCGAACCTACCTTAAGAGGTGACTTGCCCAAGTTGATCATGGAAGCTCAAGATAGAGGGCTTGAAGTAAGCATAGTCACAAACACCCTCTTACTAAAGGAAGAGTTGATGACGTTCTTAGCTAAGAGAGATGTCGAAGTACAAGTAAGTATCGACGGTGCTACTAAGGAGACCTTTACGAAGATAAGGGGGCCCTTCTTCGATCTATTATTAAGTAGAATTGAAAGGCTTAAGAGGCTTGGGGCACGCTTGAAACCCATAATGACCATAAACACGATTAATTATCGTGAGGCAGGAGATTACGTCAGGCTATGTGCGAAGATGGAGGTGACAGGAGCTGCCCTCATCCCCCTAATACCTGTTGGGAGAGCTGATAAGGGGTTAATGCCGAGCAGCGACATGACTAAAGAGGCTTTTCTGATGGCAGTTCAAGCGGCTGAAGAAGCTGGACTTAGCATAGAGCTTTGGTGCTCACCGTTTGCATGCTCCTTCATACGCTCCAAAGTTGCTGAGGTATGCCATTGCATGATAGCTTCAGGTCTTGACATAGCCCCCGACGGAAGCGTATTGCTTTGCGACACCTTAGATATGAGGATCACGTCGGTTAACATGGGTGTTCAGAGAGCGTGGGAAGAATATCTAAGCAACAAGCTTGTTAAGAGCTTGAGCTTACCAACCTTCAAAGTATTCTGTAGAACATGTAAATACGTAGAAGAGTGTCTCGGAGGGTGTCATGCAAGAGCAAAAGCGTTCTATGGAGATCTAAAAATGCCTGACCCATTATGCCCTATTGCTTCGAAATGCTGTTAA
- a CDS encoding phenylalanine--tRNA ligase beta subunit-related protein, with translation MTSLGAFLKWCVLRCVKVYDSRLSNYVVSVIKKAIEEVRSTLTLEGLKDHPVIRAYRDFYWRLGIDPTKVRPSSEALIRRALKTGSIPLINNVVDLGNVASMKTMVPIGIYDLDKISPPLTLRRAREGELFYPIGGDPERLTSRSIVLVDSRDTIIHLFPHRDSVYTMVNADTKNLLIVACGVRGVDEKKVQEAVELASKLIVESCRM, from the coding sequence GTGACTTCCTTAGGTGCGTTCTTAAAGTGGTGCGTTCTCCGATGCGTTAAGGTTTACGATTCGAGACTGAGCAACTATGTTGTGAGCGTGATCAAGAAGGCTATAGAGGAGGTAAGGTCGACCCTAACCTTAGAGGGCTTGAAGGACCATCCAGTAATTAGAGCGTACAGAGACTTCTACTGGCGTTTAGGAATAGATCCAACTAAGGTGAGGCCCTCCTCGGAGGCCCTTATAAGAAGGGCCCTCAAGACGGGCTCCATACCTCTAATAAACAACGTAGTCGATTTAGGGAACGTTGCCTCCATGAAGACTATGGTCCCCATAGGGATATATGACTTGGACAAGATATCGCCTCCATTAACTCTTAGAAGGGCTCGTGAAGGAGAGTTATTTTACCCCATAGGTGGTGATCCCGAGAGATTGACTAGCAGGAGCATAGTACTAGTTGATTCGAGGGATACTATCATACACCTATTCCCTCATAGAGATTCCGTATACACGATGGTCAATGCGGACACCAAGAACTTATTGATAGTAGCTTGTGGAGTTAGAGGGGTTGATGAGAAAAAAGTTCAAGAAGCCGTTGAGTTGGCCTCCAAGCTCATAGTAGAATCATGTAGAATGTAA
- a CDS encoding alanine--glyoxylate aminotransferase family protein gives MGAGRYISAEERSQSNYEWKRLLSEKILFFTPGPTYVHPRILRALSRPVEPHSYRDFIEKYKITLRKLKALFKTEGETFLFAGSGTLAQEVMVSNAIKPGDKVLCLVSGFFGSRFKDMVLRAKGIPKVVERLDGRGFTGKDVEKLVKRGSFKAITVAHVETSTGVTSYVDEIGEIASKYGVKLLVDAVASLGAMDVRVDEWGVTICGSCSQKGIGAPPGCTLIAVNRQFVEELEKRDYDVPTFYGDLKMWLNVVRDPENYHSTQPISLVYAVDEALSMIFEEGLENRFKRHKIIAEAIRAAVRASGLRIFAKRGFEANTVTVVYKPDDLDSVKLRSEIENLGVAIARGSGPFRHTTFRIGHMGWITPSDVLALVSSLQLALQRMGYKPKRDMVKASLEVLASSI, from the coding sequence GTGGGAGCCGGGCGCTACATAAGTGCCGAAGAACGCTCACAGAGCAATTATGAGTGGAAAAGACTTCTAAGCGAGAAAATACTGTTTTTCACCCCAGGACCTACCTACGTGCACCCAAGGATTCTAAGGGCCCTTAGCAGGCCGGTTGAGCCCCACTCTTATAGAGACTTCATAGAGAAGTACAAGATTACCTTGAGGAAACTCAAAGCCCTCTTTAAAACTGAAGGAGAAACCTTCTTGTTTGCTGGCTCTGGAACATTGGCTCAAGAGGTTATGGTCTCAAATGCTATTAAACCTGGCGATAAGGTGTTATGCTTAGTAAGTGGTTTCTTTGGTTCAAGGTTCAAGGACATGGTCTTAAGAGCTAAGGGTATACCAAAGGTTGTTGAGAGGCTAGACGGAAGAGGCTTCACGGGAAAAGACGTGGAAAAGCTAGTTAAGAGGGGTAGCTTCAAAGCTATAACAGTAGCACACGTTGAAACCTCAACAGGCGTCACATCTTATGTAGATGAGATAGGTGAGATCGCATCGAAGTATGGAGTTAAACTGCTTGTCGATGCGGTGGCCTCTCTGGGGGCTATGGACGTTAGAGTCGACGAGTGGGGGGTTACGATATGTGGGAGCTGTAGTCAGAAGGGTATAGGAGCTCCACCAGGATGTACTTTGATAGCTGTCAATAGGCAGTTTGTTGAGGAGTTGGAGAAGCGCGACTATGACGTGCCAACGTTTTACGGCGACTTAAAGATGTGGCTCAACGTAGTGAGAGATCCTGAGAACTACCACTCAACTCAGCCCATAAGCTTGGTCTACGCAGTCGACGAAGCTTTGAGCATGATCTTCGAAGAGGGTCTAGAGAACAGGTTCAAGAGGCATAAAATTATAGCTGAAGCCATTAGAGCAGCTGTGAGAGCCTCTGGCTTAAGAATCTTCGCGAAAAGAGGCTTCGAAGCGAACACTGTAACCGTTGTTTATAAACCAGATGATCTAGACAGTGTTAAGCTTAGAAGTGAAATCGAAAACCTTGGAGTAGCAATAGCGAGGGGGTCAGGTCCCTTCAGGCACACGACCTTCAGGATAGGTCACATGGGTTGGATAACACCAAGTGACGTGCTGGCCTTGGTATCGTCTCTTCAGCTAGCACTTCAAAGAATGGGCTATAAGCCTAAGAGGGACATGGTTAAAGCGTCCCTAGAGGTCCTAGCCTCATCGATATAG
- a CDS encoding cyclophilin-like fold protein, with protein sequence MTEEPVIIKISFESGLSIRCRVDWSKSPRTVETLLSSLPFESEAQLWGDEVYFSVPFSVPPENPRDVVEVGDVAYWPEEPSLCLFFGPTPISPRPDVIRPYSPVNVIGKIIEDPKLLRNVREGEKVRVDRVQC encoded by the coding sequence ATGACTGAGGAACCGGTAATCATAAAAATAAGCTTTGAATCGGGGCTGTCTATAAGATGTAGAGTTGATTGGAGTAAGAGCCCTAGGACCGTAGAGACGCTCTTGTCATCGCTTCCCTTCGAGTCTGAAGCTCAGCTGTGGGGTGACGAAGTGTACTTCTCAGTACCGTTTTCAGTTCCACCAGAGAATCCTAGAGATGTAGTTGAGGTAGGCGATGTAGCTTATTGGCCTGAAGAGCCCTCGCTCTGCCTATTCTTTGGGCCAACGCCAATAAGCCCAAGACCTGACGTCATAAGACCCTATAGTCCAGTTAATGTGATAGGCAAGATAATTGAAGATCCCAAGCTACTGAGAAACGTTAGAGAAGGGGAGAAGGTCAGGGTTGACAGGGTTCAATGCTAA
- a CDS encoding flavin reductase family protein, protein MKKDVEPFYYLLHPRPVVLVCSVDNEGRPNVMACSWITPVSEEPPMIALSLWRRGYTHQLIEAKKEFTVNIPSADMVKAVWIAGSRSGRRTNKFAITGLTTQPAKKVSVPIIEQCIGHLECKLVDYVKAGECNVYIAEVVAAYADEDLLTNGLWNERANVLLHAGGRFFTTPQPCYEVK, encoded by the coding sequence TTGAAGAAGGACGTAGAACCTTTTTACTATCTGCTTCATCCCAGGCCAGTGGTCTTGGTATGTTCGGTCGACAATGAGGGGAGACCGAATGTCATGGCGTGTTCCTGGATTACCCCTGTTAGCGAGGAGCCTCCAATGATAGCTTTATCGCTATGGAGGAGAGGTTATACGCATCAGCTTATAGAAGCTAAGAAGGAGTTCACGGTCAACATACCATCAGCTGATATGGTCAAAGCTGTTTGGATAGCAGGTTCTAGAAGCGGTAGGAGAACTAACAAGTTCGCCATAACCGGGCTTACGACTCAACCAGCTAAGAAGGTTAGTGTCCCCATAATAGAGCAATGCATAGGACACTTAGAGTGTAAGCTCGTTGACTACGTTAAGGCCGGTGAGTGCAACGTGTACATAGCCGAGGTGGTAGCGGCGTACGCCGACGAGGACCTATTGACCAACGGTTTGTGGAACGAGCGAGCAAACGTACTCCTCCACGCTGGAGGAAGGTTCTTCACGACCCCCCAACCGTGCTATGAGGTGAAGTGA
- a CDS encoding DHHA1 domain-containing protein — protein sequence MSLIWAKLTGKKACLSHSSDADGIVCASLFLRYVKGNGLVILAEPSDIQRGSWINMFTWDYVLDLPCPPKARVFIDHHKTNKPSPNVEEVFHDPSSPSAAALALKAFKLEGDPVASKLVELANECDTANIVSNDAWDLNDAVKGSPRRKRVKLAKLLSGLGLEALKLPEVQGWILHNKERRERTRLLAEKIPIEDNVFVELDSEEDISPRNLMITLEKRGVKVTCVITSRNGKYKIHLGSREDSGVDCSKIASKLGGGGHKYAAGATVDDLNKALKLIAKKLGLSKVKLYIIKGSDVADVKVLKMKPRRKKSERASKQRKEPQANLNMSAQV from the coding sequence TTGTCATTAATTTGGGCTAAGCTAACTGGCAAGAAGGCCTGCCTAAGCCATTCAAGTGACGCTGATGGAATAGTTTGCGCCTCCCTCTTCCTTAGGTATGTAAAGGGCAATGGTCTCGTAATATTGGCAGAACCATCTGATATTCAAAGAGGTTCTTGGATCAATATGTTCACGTGGGACTACGTCTTAGACCTACCGTGCCCACCAAAGGCTCGTGTTTTTATCGACCATCACAAAACGAATAAGCCCAGTCCCAACGTTGAAGAGGTCTTTCACGATCCATCATCTCCTTCAGCAGCAGCTTTAGCCTTAAAAGCTTTCAAGCTGGAGGGAGATCCTGTAGCATCGAAGCTTGTTGAGCTAGCTAACGAGTGCGACACTGCAAACATAGTTAGTAATGATGCCTGGGATCTTAATGATGCCGTTAAGGGCAGTCCGAGGAGGAAGAGGGTTAAGCTAGCTAAGCTTTTAAGTGGACTGGGTTTGGAGGCACTTAAGCTACCTGAAGTTCAGGGGTGGATTCTTCATAATAAAGAGAGGAGGGAGAGGACGAGGTTATTAGCTGAGAAGATACCCATAGAGGACAACGTCTTCGTGGAGCTTGATAGTGAGGAAGACATATCCCCAAGAAACCTCATGATAACTCTTGAGAAGAGAGGAGTTAAAGTAACCTGCGTAATAACCTCAAGGAATGGAAAGTACAAGATACATCTAGGTTCTAGAGAGGATTCAGGGGTCGATTGCTCTAAGATCGCATCGAAGCTTGGTGGCGGCGGTCATAAATATGCTGCTGGGGCAACTGTTGACGATTTAAATAAGGCCCTTAAACTCATAGCCAAGAAGCTTGGTCTGAGTAAGGTGAAGCTGTACATAATAAAGGGATCTGACGTTGCTGACGTCAAGGTGCTCAAGATGAAGCCACGTCGGAAGAAAAGTGAGAGAGCAAGTAAGCAGAGGAAAGAGCCTCAAGCTAATTTAAATATGTCAGCTCAAGTATAA
- a CDS encoding 2-isopropylmalate synthase encodes MPFVSEYAKKVASTLKIGEVRIFDTTLREGEQTPGVVFTVNEKIEIARQLDKLGVDTIEAGFPSSSDDEFKAVKSIANLGLQAEICALARTLKSDVDQALKADVDAIHTFIGTSEWHIKYKLKMTPDQVVERAVDIIDYIKDHGVVCEFSCEDATRTNLNFLIRMYKAAVEAGADRINVPDTVGVMSPEAMKYLIETLREHIKVPISVHCHNDLGMANANALAAIVAGANQVHVTINGLGERAGHAALEVVVVALEALYGVKTKIRKEYLTETCRLVEKYSLVYNPPNYPIVGRNAFAHRSGIHVHGVVEEPITYEPFPPEYVGQTRRIVFGKHSGKHGVKALLEQFGIQATEEQLIKIAEKVRELGEQKKAVMEEDVLAIAESVISGIPEFERPVVLKELVVVTGNTITPTASVLLRVFDKDLRAASIGVGPVDASAKAIEKALGMLGQYTLSEFRLEAITGGTDSLASVEIAIRDPEGSMFRAKAVDKDIVIASVTAFVDAINKALIFKKLRERKQGSVVKGT; translated from the coding sequence ATTCCTTTCGTAAGCGAGTACGCAAAAAAAGTTGCCAGCACGCTTAAGATTGGCGAGGTCAGGATATTCGACACTACTCTTAGAGAAGGTGAGCAGACGCCTGGCGTAGTCTTTACGGTCAATGAGAAGATAGAAATAGCTAGACAACTCGATAAGCTAGGCGTAGACACCATTGAAGCAGGTTTTCCCTCAAGCTCAGATGATGAGTTCAAGGCAGTCAAGAGCATAGCCAATCTGGGGCTTCAAGCAGAGATATGCGCGTTAGCTAGAACTTTAAAGTCTGATGTGGATCAAGCACTGAAGGCTGACGTCGATGCCATACACACCTTCATAGGCACGTCTGAATGGCACATCAAGTACAAGCTCAAGATGACCCCGGATCAAGTCGTGGAGAGGGCCGTCGATATCATCGATTATATAAAGGATCACGGTGTTGTGTGTGAATTTTCATGCGAAGATGCTACCAGGACGAACTTAAACTTCCTGATAAGGATGTACAAAGCAGCAGTTGAAGCTGGAGCTGACAGGATAAACGTGCCTGATACTGTTGGAGTGATGTCCCCTGAAGCTATGAAGTACTTAATAGAAACGTTGAGGGAGCACATAAAGGTCCCGATATCGGTTCACTGCCATAATGATCTCGGCATGGCAAATGCCAATGCTTTAGCAGCAATTGTTGCAGGAGCAAATCAAGTACACGTCACAATTAACGGTTTGGGTGAGAGAGCGGGGCATGCAGCACTTGAAGTAGTAGTCGTAGCATTAGAGGCTCTATATGGAGTTAAGACGAAGATAAGGAAGGAGTACTTAACTGAAACTTGCAGGCTTGTCGAGAAGTATAGCTTAGTGTACAATCCTCCTAATTATCCAATAGTGGGTAGAAACGCCTTCGCTCATAGATCTGGAATACACGTTCACGGTGTCGTAGAGGAGCCGATAACCTACGAGCCCTTTCCACCGGAGTACGTTGGCCAGACCAGAAGGATAGTCTTTGGGAAGCATAGTGGTAAGCATGGAGTCAAAGCCCTCTTGGAGCAGTTCGGCATACAGGCGACCGAAGAGCAGTTAATCAAAATAGCTGAGAAGGTTAGAGAGCTTGGAGAGCAGAAGAAGGCAGTCATGGAGGAGGACGTATTGGCGATAGCTGAATCAGTTATAAGCGGTATCCCAGAGTTTGAAAGGCCGGTAGTGCTCAAGGAGCTCGTCGTGGTTACTGGAAACACAATAACCCCAACAGCCTCGGTATTGCTTAGAGTATTCGATAAGGATCTTAGAGCAGCGTCAATAGGTGTAGGCCCTGTTGATGCTTCCGCCAAAGCTATTGAGAAAGCTTTGGGAATGCTGGGTCAGTACACTCTAAGCGAATTTAGGTTAGAGGCGATAACTGGAGGGACTGATAGCCTAGCAAGTGTTGAGATAGCTATAAGGGACCCTGAAGGATCGATGTTCAGGGCGAAGGCTGTGGACAAGGACATCGTGATAGCATCCGTTACTGCCTTCGTTGACGCGATTAACAAAGCATTAATATTCAAGAAGTTGAGGGAAAGAAAGCAAGGCAGTGTGGTCAAGGGAACGTAA
- the lysS gene encoding homocitrate synthase: MSKVLIVDTTLREGEQTPGVNFTVDEKLEIARALDSIGVHMIEAGDPNVSKDVYQAVKLIAREGLSAEILAHCRANIRDIDKAISCDVDRVAIFLGVTDTKLRSMGMTEDEAIEKVVSAVEYAKSHGVRVRFTAEDGTRARYDFLVRICKAAVEAGADRISLPDTVGVMTPWKIKELFERVTKDVVGAEFDCHCHNDLGMAVANALAALEGGATGVHVTVNGIGERAGITSLETISVALKVLYNIEVVRLDKLPWISALVERLSGVVVPPHAPIVGENAFSHKGGVHIAAVLYDPSTYEVIQPEIVGRRREIVVSKYAGKHAVKAKLEELGIQLTNEQVEKIVELIKSKSDVRTYRDVDLIELAEKVTGMKLKPEIPSMIESVILVKCEPNVYTTSIARRIASMKEVVEVYEISGDYDIQVKVLAQSISDLNECLERIRGIKGVSGTHTHLILKSLRPYKSGAANN; the protein is encoded by the coding sequence ATATCCAAGGTGTTAATTGTTGATACTACACTAAGGGAAGGCGAGCAAACTCCAGGAGTAAACTTCACTGTTGACGAGAAGCTAGAGATAGCTAGGGCCTTAGACAGCATAGGAGTTCACATGATTGAGGCGGGAGATCCAAACGTCTCCAAAGACGTATATCAAGCAGTTAAACTCATTGCCCGTGAAGGCCTTTCAGCTGAGATTCTTGCTCACTGTAGAGCCAACATAAGAGATATTGATAAGGCTATTTCGTGCGACGTGGATAGGGTTGCCATATTCCTTGGAGTTACAGATACCAAGTTAAGGTCTATGGGGATGACTGAGGATGAAGCTATTGAGAAGGTCGTTAGTGCGGTAGAATATGCCAAGAGCCATGGAGTGAGGGTTAGGTTTACGGCTGAAGATGGTACGAGAGCGCGATACGACTTCCTAGTGAGAATTTGCAAAGCAGCAGTTGAAGCTGGAGCTGACAGGATAAGCTTACCAGATACCGTTGGTGTAATGACACCGTGGAAGATCAAGGAGCTCTTTGAGCGGGTAACTAAGGATGTCGTGGGTGCTGAGTTTGACTGCCATTGTCACAACGACTTGGGCATGGCTGTCGCTAATGCTTTAGCAGCACTTGAAGGAGGAGCTACTGGGGTTCACGTTACGGTTAATGGAATTGGTGAGAGGGCGGGCATTACAAGCCTTGAGACAATAAGCGTTGCCCTAAAGGTTTTATACAATATTGAAGTGGTTAGGCTCGATAAGCTTCCCTGGATCTCAGCTTTGGTTGAGAGGCTTAGTGGTGTAGTTGTGCCGCCTCACGCCCCTATTGTAGGTGAAAACGCCTTCTCTCACAAGGGAGGAGTCCACATAGCGGCGGTTCTTTACGATCCCTCAACTTACGAGGTTATCCAACCAGAGATAGTGGGTAGGAGGAGAGAAATAGTGGTAAGCAAATACGCAGGAAAGCACGCTGTAAAGGCAAAGCTCGAAGAGCTTGGAATACAGCTTACTAATGAGCAGGTTGAGAAAATAGTTGAATTAATAAAGAGCAAGAGCGACGTTAGAACGTACAGAGACGTCGATCTAATAGAATTAGCTGAGAAGGTCACGGGCATGAAGTTAAAGCCCGAGATCCCATCCATGATAGAGAGCGTCATATTGGTTAAGTGCGAGCCCAATGTCTACACAACTTCAATAGCTAGGAGGATAGCCTCCATGAAGGAGGTGGTCGAGGTCTACGAGATAAGCGGTGACTACGACATTCAAGTTAAGGTCTTAGCTCAATCAATATCGGACCTTAACGAGTGCCTAGAGAGGATAAGAGGGATAAAGGGTGTTAGTGGCACCCATACTCACTTAATCCTGAAATCTTTAAGACCATATAAAAGTGGGGCAGCAAACAATTAA
- the hisZ gene encoding ATP phosphoribosyltransferase regulatory subunit: MPRGTRDLIPPLSEAFRYIETKLLETFTLWGYREVRTPLFEYLDSLSRGVGSSLVQSMFKVQDDDGKLIAFRAEMTTPVARLVSSKMLKEAMPLRLCYVNNVVRFKESYPGCPRELWQAGVELIGYRGVDADAEVILLMLSSLNELGLNDVKIDVGHAGIFKRLLALAKLKEGDAEKVKNLVSMRDSTGLKSLLRRSGCGEDIVRAFELVCELRGLKVIDEIVNILSDEELLKHVEEVKLLFKLLEKSGFQSYVSLDLGLVRGLDYYTGIIFEPYTSTFGRALGGGGRYDDLIASFVGVEVPATGFALIVDYLVEAVGVEAIAQRLNKRRRVIIVPASYEHYQEALARAQSLRSQGIIVELHSVNDIEGARAKAEKIGALLEVVG, from the coding sequence ATACCAAGAGGTACTAGAGACCTTATACCTCCACTTAGCGAAGCTTTTAGGTACATTGAAACGAAGCTTCTAGAGACATTCACTCTATGGGGCTATAGAGAGGTAAGGACCCCGCTTTTCGAATACCTAGACTCCCTCTCGAGAGGAGTTGGTAGTAGCCTGGTTCAATCGATGTTTAAGGTCCAGGATGATGACGGTAAGCTCATTGCATTTAGAGCTGAGATGACGACTCCAGTAGCAAGACTTGTTAGCTCTAAGATGCTCAAGGAGGCCATGCCCTTAAGGCTTTGTTATGTGAACAACGTGGTAAGGTTCAAGGAAAGTTATCCAGGCTGCCCACGAGAGCTATGGCAAGCTGGTGTTGAGTTAATAGGGTACCGCGGAGTCGACGCCGATGCTGAGGTAATATTGTTGATGCTATCGTCGCTCAACGAGCTGGGTTTAAATGACGTCAAAATAGATGTCGGTCACGCAGGGATATTCAAGAGACTGTTAGCTTTAGCAAAGCTCAAGGAAGGAGATGCTGAGAAGGTTAAGAATCTCGTCTCCATGAGAGACTCAACAGGTTTGAAGAGCTTGTTAAGGAGGTCTGGTTGCGGCGAAGACATCGTGAGGGCTTTTGAGCTTGTTTGTGAGCTTAGGGGCCTAAAGGTCATCGACGAAATCGTAAACATCTTAAGCGACGAAGAGCTTCTTAAACATGTCGAAGAGGTGAAATTGTTATTCAAGTTATTGGAGAAGAGCGGCTTTCAAAGCTATGTATCATTAGATCTAGGGCTTGTCAGAGGATTAGACTATTACACCGGTATAATCTTTGAGCCTTACACATCGACGTTTGGGCGAGCACTTGGTGGGGGTGGAAGGTACGACGACTTGATAGCTTCATTCGTGGGAGTGGAAGTACCGGCAACAGGCTTTGCGTTGATCGTCGACTATCTAGTTGAAGCTGTTGGTGTAGAAGCCATAGCTCAGCGATTAAATAAGAGGAGACGAGTAATCATAGTTCCTGCAAGCTATGAGCATTATCAAGAGGCATTAGCAAGAGCCCAGAGCCTTAGGAGCCAGGGCATCATAGTTGAACTTCACTCAGTAAACGATATTGAAGGTGCTAGAGCGAAGGCAGAGAAAATCGGAGCATTACTTGAAGTGGTGGGGTGA